From the genome of bacterium:
AAATAATTACCAGCGTTAATAATACTGAATTACGTCCATCACGAGTAATAATGTCTATTAAGGCGCGGAATACGGGTGGAAAGCCGGTGGCTCTGTCGCTGACTCTTGCCAGATCATCTGTAAAACGATTAAAAAGATCGGAATTTTGCCAGATGTCTCCAGCCGGAAAAACAGTCACTAAAAATTGATCTCGGGTTTTATTGCTGTATCTGTCGAGAATAGAAACCGGAAGTTCGTTTAAGTGGAGAGATTTGGTAGAGCACATTTTAATTACCGACTTTTTGAAATAGGGAGCAAAATCTCTTTGAAATTCAGATAGCCTCTCAGCAGCCAACGAACCATCGGCAGCTAACAATTGCTGTAATTGCTGAATAATATTTCCGGAATCAGGCTTATCCGGGTCGCCCACAATCTGCTTGCATTTATTATCCACCTTATCCTGCCCACCAAGGAAAGCCATGTCCTGCATTTCCATGATATTCATTTGCAGACGCTCAATTTGTTTGTTCAAAGCCGGCAGCTCGCTGCGGAGTATAGCGGGTCTGATTACCGCCGAGTTGAACGCGTTATGAATTTCGTTGATGTGGGGAGTCCGTTTTTGCTGCTGTTCCACAGAAGGTAGATACATTGAAATATCTTCAGTCATAGCCACTGAGCCCAAGTCGCGATATTTCTTTGCAAATTCACGGGACTGATTTACATCATCGGTTAAAACAAGCGCATAAGCCATACTTAAATCAAACTTGTCCTGTATCGTGTCATTAAGCGCGACCGATACCAATCCTTCTGCCTCGCAGTTCAAATAGTTTTTATCAAAAGTGATATTTCGCGCTGATAAAATTAACAAAACAGTGATAATAATTCCGGCAAAAATAGTAAATATATAGTGTTTACTTACCCATTGCCCGGCATTACCGAGAAAGCGAAATGAAATATCCTGCTGCACAAGTTTTTTTACGGCTTTACCTTTTTCACGTTTTTTATCTAAACGGCGTTCTCTTAATACTAACATAAGCGGAAGAAATAAAAATGTAGCAAAAAGAATTGCCAACAGCCCTGTTCCGGTAACCAGCCCCATCTCTTTCATCCCGCGAGAACTGCTGATCATCATGGTTAAAAAAGCAAAGGCAGTGGTTAGCGCGCCGGTTAAAATTCCTTTGCCGCTTTTCAAAAATGTATTTTCCATAGCTGCGGCGATACTATCTCCGGCAGCGCGCCGTTCCGTGAAACCGGAAATAAGATGAATAGAAAAATCAATACCCAATCCCAGCAGAATAACAGCCATCATCGAAGTCATAATATTTAATTCTCCCACTACAATAGCCGCTGTTCCCATTGCCCATAATATGCCGACAAGAAGATTTAACATCGCCAAAACAGGAGCAACCCACATTCTGAATGCAAGTATTAACATCGCTAAAATAGCAATAATGGCAATCACACTGGTATAACCCAGGCTTTGCGTAGAATAAACCATTTCATCTCGACCGACGGGTATCATGCCTGTTAATCCTGCCTT
Proteins encoded in this window:
- a CDS encoding MMPL family transporter; the protein is MRENLLKKLALWHTTYPWRMFGIVLVLTVIFAFFAGQLKQTMRWSDLLPSGDPRTVQFNKIINEFVSATSIIVVVQGEEDRIKQFADELAPRLLAAIDTSKNASLQADINKIKKKITKLQTEQGKKSEIHKLQSEIEQLRARINKKLIKRVDYKAEVDFMRNHGLMLVKEKDLKNLKDVYTDPNLTGLLFNINNSMEKEYVGQEESISTREKEDQAVMFLDGIQNLIQLMQRYARDENVSEKEARAAVDKLLLGEPYLLSYDKKALIMNAIPNFTMFNADLLVKGTDIIQGVVDDLLKDYPDVKAGLTGMIPVGRDEMVYSTQSLGYTSVIAIIAILAMLILAFRMWVAPVLAMLNLLVGILWAMGTAAIVVGELNIMTSMMAVILLGLGIDFSIHLISGFTERRAAGDSIAAAMENTFLKSGKGILTGALTTAFAFLTMMISSSRGMKEMGLVTGTGLLAILFATFLFLPLMLVLRERRLDKKREKGKAVKKLVQQDISFRFLGNAGQWVSKHYIFTIFAGIIITVLLILSARNITFDKNYLNCEAEGLVSVALNDTIQDKFDLSMAYALVLTDDVNQSREFAKKYRDLGSVAMTEDISMYLPSVEQQQKRTPHINEIHNAFNSAVIRPAILRSELPALNKQIERLQMNIMEMQDMAFLGGQDKVDNKCKQIVGDPDKPDSGNIIQQLQQLLAADGSLAAERLSEFQRDFAPYFKKSVIKMCSTKSLHLNELPVSILDRYSNKTRDQFLVTVFPAGDIWQNSDLFNRFTDDLARVSDRATGFPPVFRALIDIITRDGRNSVLLTLVIIFLLLWADFRSIRYSLIAMIPLAIGVIWMIGLMHLTGQQLTVVNIMGLPMILGIGIDDGVHIVHRWLIEGKGKIYTVFASTGKAILLTSLTTMLAFGSLIFSIFRGFGQLGAALFVGVGACFLATVIILAGIIGLIERRK